In Camelus dromedarius isolate mCamDro1 chromosome 16, mCamDro1.pat, whole genome shotgun sequence, the genomic stretch CGCCCCGAGCAGCGCGGGGAGCCGAGACGGGACCGCAGCCCCGGACCCCGCGGCGCGCGCCCCACCCCACTGACCACCCGCCAGCCATGGACCCCAAGGACCGCAAGAAGATCCAGTTCTCGGTGCCCGCGACCCCCGGCCAGCTCGACCCCCGCCAGGTGGAGATGGTAAGGGGGCCGCGCTCCACCTCCGGCCGCGCCCCACCCACCCAACACCCAAGCTCCTCTGTGCTCTGGGGTCGAAACTATCCTTGGGGACAGGGGCAAAGGAGTCCCCGGGCCCGCCTCGGAAGTGGCCAGGGCGCGCGAGGCAGCGCGTGAAGTTGGCTGGAGACTCGTGCAACTTTTTCCCGGGGCCTTCGTCCTGATCCTGGGGAGGGAAAACTGTCCTCTGGACCCTGCACAGTGCCCTTCTTTCCTAAGCCACCACGTGGACCACTGGTGTGGCTCAGATGTGAGAAACGTGGTCCACTGACCCATTACACCGAGCACGCCTCTGCCTGGCAGCCCCACACTCTAGCCCTCTCCCTAGTCCCACCCTGCGTGCCTGACCTGGGGTCGCCAGAACCTTGTTCTGACCTCTAGAACCTCCTGTCAGGCGCTGGACAGAGCCACAACGTGGGGTTGGAGGGTGACCAGTCATCACAGGAGCTAGAACTCCTCACACAGACAACTAAGTTCTCCGGACCGCTTTTCTGTGAGCTGGAGGCTTCcaaaggctgggggtgggggtgttagAGGGCTGTGatggagggaaagaagagagttCTGTACCCCATTCACTTGTTGCTGAGATGTGCTGGCACCGAACAGGACAGTGAGAGTGGGGCCAAGTCATTTTGGGGGGATAGGGTGTCATGGGGGGCGCACTAGTTCCCGGGCCCTAGCAGCTTTTGGTCTGGAGGGCAGCATTGGGAgcttggaggagggaggtggcagtTTCAGTTTAATTCACCTGGTTCTTTTTGTGCATTTCCCTGGAGCTCGGAGGGGACCTAATTAACTGACAGTTGGTCTGATTGCCAAgctgggggaaggaggctggTTACTGGGAGTgctcactgcccccacccccatttcagCTTGGCTCAGGTACCAAGGAGggcaactttttgttttttatgaagaCTGGGCGAAGAGTTCTGTAGCTTGAGAGAGGGGCCCAGACCCAGGCCCCCAGAGACCACCCTCAGGCCCCTGTGGGTCTGGGGCTCAGGCCCATACTTGAGCCTCATTGTGAGGTTGGAGGTGCCTGTGGTGCCATGCTCAGCCTCTCTCTGCAGCTGGATCCAGTTTCTTTAGAGTCCTTGAGCTGACCTTAGGTGGGCAGGGCCACGAGGGTGCCATGGCCCACAGGGCATCTTCTACAGCCAGCTTTAAGTCCTGAGGTCTGATGTCTTCAAAGGCCTTGATGGGGAAGATAGGAAGGAAGGTACATGTTCTGGAGTAGCCATGGAGTGGAATAGGCTTCGACTGGGAGCCAGTGATGAgtttttcttgtcctttctctGCCTTGGTATGCTGTGTTGCTTTGAGGTCTttgctgaacctctctgagccttgggttTTCACCATGGTAAAATGAGGGGGTTGGGTGAGCTATGGAGTTCCTTTCAGCTCTGACAGTCTTTGATCCAAAAGTTCCCTGGGGACTCCAAAGCACTGTTTGTTCCCTGCTGGGGGTGGGCTGCAGGTGCTCATCCTgccacccgcccccccccccatctcccatctctttctccatctccttaGATCCGGCGCAGAAGACCAACCCCTGCCATGCTGTTCCGGCTCTCAGAGCACTCCTCGCCAGGTgggccccttccctgcccctcagtCCTGGCCCCACCCTAACTCTGATGCCTTCTTGAGGCCCCTGTCAAAGTCTCAGAGTAGGAGACCGAGCAGAAGATGGAGGTGGTGGTTGGGGGAAGGTCCAGGAACCCAGCTCTCCTGGGTTCATTTATTGACCAGGCACCTCCCAACACGAGGAAGAAAAGGGCACAGTGGCTGAACCTTTGGGGAAAGTAATTTggattctttctctcttctctctctccctcttatcTCTTCTTCCCGGCTTGGTGCATTGGTGGCCTCCCTCAGAAGAGGAGGCCTCCCCCCACCAGGTGAGTTTCCAGGGGCAGCTGGAAGGAGGCATGCCAGGGCCCTTTGTGGTGGGGGTGGATGGGATCACTTCCCAATTAACACAGGGTGCCACCCAGGAGGACATTAGCATATCAACCGGCACCTGGGTGAGAGTGCCTGGTGCCAGAGTGCCTCCAGCAGATCCTCCTCTGCCCTTGTCTTTCCTCTGCTCAGACTCAGGCTGGGCCTCCAGAACCCAAAGtcctgccctgagccaggccacaGCTACAGAGACCCTCCCAAAGCCACCAGGTAGCCTCAGCAGGTGCAGCACCTGAGGGGCAGCTGTGCATGGACCCAACAGCAGAGGCTAGACCAGTGGGCCCAGGTTGCCATGGCGGGATGGAACAGAGGGAGGGTAAAGGGAAGAGGCCTCTGGGCGCCCATTTAACCTGGCACTTCCCCGGCAGAGAGCCTCAGGAGAAGGGCACCACCTCAAGTCGAAGAGACCCAACCCCTGTGCCTACACACCCCCTTCACTGAAAGGTACTCTCCCCCCACCCATCAGTCTGGCTGTTCCCTTGACCCCTGGAACTGGGCTgacattgggggtgggggtgaaatgCCAAGCTTTTGTCAGTGGAGAGCGATTGTCTTGTGTATCCACCCCAATCCCTATTTAGAgacaagttctttcttttttcttgtaaaaatgaTCCGAGAGGCTGAAAAGGGTGGCGCGTGGGTCTTAAAATCCGGTTGAGGGGTTGAAAGAAAAGAGGTAGCTGGCCCCACATAACAAGCAGGCATCAACTTAAAGAGATTCAGCTCTGAGCCTCCTTTGCAAGCGTGCGCCAGGCCACCTCCCGCTCCCCGTCCCCAAAGGGCACCTCCTTTGGGCAGCACCCCTtgctctcctctcccatccctaGACATTTGCACAGGTCTGCACACTGATGCTGctgttcctgcttttcttctctAAAGGCAAGTCATTTCTATAGCACTCATTTATCGAACACCTAGTGTATATACCAGGCACCCCCTGGTGAGCACCGGACAAAATAAGAGTAAGATTTGGCCACTGCCCTCTCGGGGCCCTTCACCTCAAAGGGTTAGGGAGAGTTACAGAGGCGAGGACGTTTAAGCTTGGatttgaagaatgaataggaATTCACACCAGGCACGGAGGGGCATTCCcggaagaaggaggaagatgtgCAAAGAGGAGCAGATGTGAAATCACCAGGGGTCTTCGGGGCCAGCCAGGAGACTTGGCTTCCAGCTGTGGAGCTGAGGGAGACACACCTGGAGGAGAAGCTGGGGCAGGTGGGAGTGTGGGGAGAGTCTCTTCCTAACTAAGCCTTAGGATGCTTTCCCATCCCCACTTCacctcccgccccccccccccccaggctctTCCTGACTGGCCAGCCCTCTCCTcccacggagggagggagggagtccagAAGGGTGTGATGAGAGCTCCCTCAGGCATGGGTTTAATGAGTTCCCAGCAGCTGGCCAAGGTCTACAGGTGTACCTGCCAGCCTGCCCGCCATGGTTGGGATCAGAGAGGccgggaggagaggagagaagggcagGGGCCCTTTCTCTTCCCCTAGGACGGGAAGATGTAGGGATAGCAAGCAGGCAGTGGGTTCAGCATTTGGAAGGACTTCCTACCTGTAGGGATGTGGAGAAGGCCAGCCCCCGAAACAGTCATGAGGGAGGTGGCATCTTCTCAGGAGAGAATGTAAGAAATCTCTCTCCTCTACCCAGGGCTGGGTAGGGGGCAAATGGCTGTGACAGGGAAGGAGCCCCCCCTTGGCCTCTTGATTGTGCGTAAGGCCCAGAGGGCTGGGGTGAAGAAGACCGGGCCAGGGTGCTTCCCAGGTGTCCTGCAATGGCCATGACTGTGCCCCATCCACACTGCCCCTTTGGGCTGTGATTTAAAAGGGTCTAAGTAGGGAGAGGCCAGGCAGGGGAAAGGGGCCAGGAGAGGGGTTGGGAGACTGCTGTGGTGGGGACCTTTGAACTTAAAAAGGGAGACTTGGAgtgggaggtatagctcaagtggtagggcacatgcctagcgtgcacgaggccctgggttcaatccccagtacctccattaaaaaaaattaaatagataaacctaattacctccacccactgccaaaaaaaactaaaaagaaaagggagactTGGGGGAGTTCAGGGTCCCAGAGATGGAGCCAGAGCaaggaggcagctgggagggTAAGGAGAGGTGGGGTAGACCCCAGAGAGCcccaggaggctggaggcaggagaggaggcacGAGGCGCGGGAGGCTCACGGGGCGCCGGCACAGGGCTGCGCACACCTATTGTCGCTGTGGCTCACGATCTGAAGAACTGAACTTTCCTCCCCCGTCTGGCTGCTCCTCGAGCTgccacctcctctcctcccttcccccttcctccaacCCTCAGCAGACCCTTCTGTACCTGGAGGGCACTATTTTGCAGGCGTCAGTCCCTTTCTGGGTAAGGGAAAGTACTTGGTGGGGTTGGGGATTTGTAGGGGGAGAAGCCCAAGGCCCCCAAGGGACGGTGGACACTGACTCTTGACTTGAGGGGGGCTCTCCAAGGCTGAGCTCTCACACTTGGCTCAAGGTGAAGTTTTGCCGAGTCCCCAAGGAGAGGGCAGGGCGATTTATTGCGCTTTTATTGCCTGGATAGTCTGCCCAGAGCCAGCAAGAGGCACTGGGCGGGAAGCTCGGGGCAAGGCGGGGCAGTGGGTATGCACAATGCACCCTCTGTGCCCATCCCCGAGTTGGCAGGAGTGCAGTGCCCTGCTCCCTGCACCGGAGGTTTCCAGCCTGGATCTACCCCCTGGGCTTTCTGACGGAAGGGGCCGCCTGCGGACCAAGAAGTAGCTGCAGCAACCACAGCCCCTGGCTGTCAGCatctggcctgtgggccttgaaTTTAGTGGCCTATATGCACTAAAATCCCACCAGCTCCTGGCcccctgctgcctctgccccagctACTCCTCACGGGGTCCTCTTACCCCCTGCCATTCTCCCAGagtcccccagccctggcccctttCTCCTAAGCCCCCGTTCCTTTCCATCTTTTGGAAACTTCTCTCCAGCTGCCCACACTGTTCCCTTCCTAGGCCCTATCCCAGCAGGCCTTGGTGGTGTTGGGGGGGTGGGTGGTGTTTGCTGCTTTCTAGGTCACCGCAAAGGGAGCTGAAGCTTGGGGATGTGGGTCAAGATTGTGGGGGCCGCGTCTGAGCCACCACATCCCTAGGCATGGATGTCGCTGGCGGCAGACTCATGTCCTCAGTCTCAGACTTCTCCTACCTCCTAGGCAGAGGTGTGTGGAGGGGCATCTATGATGGGGCCAGGAAGTGGGGACCAAATCCAGCACGAGGTGGTGGGCAGGATCGGGGTGAGCAGTGAGCCCAAAGCATGCTGAGCACTTCCCTAGAAACGGAAAGGGACAAATCTCCCAGGGCCTAGCCCACAGGCCCTGTGCCTTCTCCCAGGGCTGTAGCTGGTGGGCACTGTCTCTAGTGCCGGGTCTTTGGAGAATCCAGCTCCCCAGCCAGAGAATGTTAAGCTGTTGCTGGGCCCGCCTGGTCTTGTCCAGCTTGGCACCCTGTGGTGTGGGGAGCTGCCTGTGCCAGCCTCTGGAGGACCAGCATCTTTGGACAGCTTAAAAGCCAAACAGGATCAAGAGACTACACCCCACTGCTTCTACTCTGGTCTGGCCCCCAGCAGACTGACCCGCCACCTTTAGTTTTTGAACTAGACCCCTGAGGGGGTTAGCTCTGCCCCAGGCCCACTGGAAGGAGGCCAGGGGGCTGGGCCACATGCTTCTCCCGCCCCACGGGCTGCTTCTTGGGCTTGGCTGACCCTTGCCTTCCCGGGTCCCCCCGTGCCAGCCGTGCAGCGCATTGCCGAGTCTCACCTGCAGTCCATCAGCAACCTGAACGAGAACCAGGCCTCAGAGGAGGAGGATGAGCTGGGGGAGCTGAGGGAACTGGGCTAtccaagagaggaggaggaggaggaggaggaggatgacgaagaagaggaggaggaggaggacagccaGGCTGAAGTCCTGAAGGGCAGCAGGGGGTCTGGTAAGCTGAAGGGGCTGTGAAGCCTGGGTTCCCCCACCATGGGTTAGGTGGGGGTCCTCCTTGAGTGTCCTGGGGCACCCCCTCCCAGTTCACAGTTTCTCACATGTGTAAACGGCAGTCACACCACAAGGGCCTCCCCATCCTCTCACCCCACAGGATGCCTCGCACTCAGCCTTATCTGACACCTGGGCTGCTCCCATCCTTGCCTCAGTCCTTCTCCCAATCAGGTTTCCCCCAATAATTCCTCTCTTTCCTAAGAATTAAGGCAAGGCCACATGAGGTTTGAGGCTAGACCTAAGAAAGGACTTACCACCCATGGTGGTGAGGGGGTGCAAGGAGATGAGGAAGAGAGGACTAGGAGTGTCCAGTGCCCCCATCACCTGTATTTCTGAacacagggaggcagagagctgGTTGGTAAGTCCTCTCCAGGAACATGTGGCTCTCTCTCGCCGGTTATTTCCTAGGCTGGAGGTGAGAGGGTGCCCTCTAGTGTCTAGATGGAAAATCTAGGATTCAAGAGCCAACCTTGTCCTCTgcgcctccagccccagctgcctggAAAaagaggggccagggaggggcctaACACCTACCCGAAAGGCCTCAGGGCTAGTGGCCCCAGATCCAAAAATCTCCACAGAGGGTCCCAAGGCCCAGAGAATTCCTAAGCAGGAGGATCTCAGCCCCTCCCATGGCTGTGTTTTTCCACACCTGGCCACAGTCCCTCCCAGTGTGCATTGAACTTTTTGGTCCCATTACTTATGGGGATGAAAATAGGCAACCACCCCTGCTTGAAGTGTCCATCCCTTGCATTCAAACAGAATGGCGTGGGCCTCCTCTCTGCACTGGCAGTGGGGGCATCAGCCACGGG encodes the following:
- the PPP1R1B gene encoding protein phosphatase 1 regulatory subunit 1B isoform X1, which encodes MDPKDRKKIQFSVPATPGQLDPRQVEMIRRRRPTPAMLFRLSEHSSPEEEASPHQRASGEGHHLKSKRPNPCAYTPPSLKAVQRIAESHLQSISNLNENQASEEEDELGELRELGYPREEEEEEEEDDEEEEEEEDSQAEVLKGSRGSAGQKTTCGQGLEGPWEHPPPLDEPQRDGSSEDQVEDSALNEPEEEPQRPAHPEPGT
- the PPP1R1B gene encoding protein phosphatase 1 regulatory subunit 1B isoform X2, producing the protein MDPKDRKKIQFSVPATPGQLDPRQVEMIRRRRPTPAMLFRLSEHSSPEEASPHQRASGEGHHLKSKRPNPCAYTPPSLKAVQRIAESHLQSISNLNENQASEEEDELGELRELGYPREEEEEEEEDDEEEEEEEDSQAEVLKGSRGSAGQKTTCGQGLEGPWEHPPPLDEPQRDGSSEDQVEDSALNEPEEEPQRPAHPEPGT